The DNA window GGCTTTACTTCTTGCGGGGACATCCATGGCAGCACAGGGCAAGTTCCACAAACGTCTCAGCCTCACCGACCTGACCTTCATCGGGCTGGGGTCGATCTTCGGCTCGGGCTGGCTGTTTGCCGCCAGCCACGTGTCCTCCATTGCCGGGCCGGCCGGGATCCTGTCCTGGATCGTCGGCGGCATCGCCGTGTTCCTGCTGGGCCTGGTGTATTGCGAACTGGGCGCGGCACTGCCGCGCGCCGGCGGCGTGGTGCGCTACCCCGAGTATTCGCACGGGACGCTGCTGGGCTGGCTGACCGGCTTCATCACCCTGATCGCCTTTTCCAGCCTGATCGCCATCGAAGTGGAAGCCTGCCGGCAGTACGCCGCGGCCTGGTTCCCGTCGCTGAGTCAGCCTGGCAGCACCCATCCCAGCCTGTCCGGCTGGCTGCTGCAGTTTGGCCTGCTGGTGCTGTTCTTCCTGCTGAACTACTTCAGCGTCAAGACCTTCGCCCTGGCCAACAACATCATCAGCGTGTTCAAGTTTTTGGTGCCGCTGCTGGTGATCGTGCTGCTGCTGGCGCACTTCAATGGCGACAATCTGACCAGCCACGGGTTCGCGCCTTCCGGTGCTGCGGGCGTGGAGGCGGCGATCTCCGCCGGCGGCATCATCTTCGCCTACCTGGGACTGACGCCGATTGTGTCGGTGGCTAGCGAGGTGCGTGATCCGCAGCGCACCATTCCCATCGCCTTGATCCTGTCGGTGGCGCTGTCCACGGTGATCTACGTGCTGCTGCAGCTCTCGTTCCTGGGCGCGGTGCCGGGCACCGCACTGGCCAACGGCTGGGCCGGCATGGACAAGCTGTTCTCACTGCCGTATCGCGATATCGCCCTGGCGCTGGGCCTGGGCTGGCTGGCCACGCTGGTGGTGGCCGATGCGGTGGTCTCGCCCAGCGGCACCGGCAACATCTACATGAACGCCACGCCGCGGGTGGTCTATGGCTGGGCACGCAGCAGCGGCTTTTTGTCGGTGCTGACCCGGGTGGACGCCAAGTCGGGCATTCCGCGTCCGGCGCTGTGGCTGAGTTTTGCGCTGTCGGTGTTCTGGACCCTGCCGTTTCCTTCATGGGACACGCTGATCGGAGTGGTGTCGGCGGCCCTGGTGCTGAGCTATGCCATCGCGCCGGTGACCGTGGCGGCGCTGCGGCGCAGTGCACCTGACTTGCCGCGGCCGTTCCTGGTCAAGGGCCTGGCGGTGCTGGGCCCGCTGTCGTTCATGATCGCCGCGCTGATCGTCTACTGGTCCACCTGGGCCACGGTGTCCTGGCTGCTGGGCCTGCAGGTGCTGATCTATAGCGGCTATGTGCTCTCGCAGCTGTCCGATGCAGCGCGGCGGGCGCGGGTGCTGTGCCAGGTGCGCAGCTCGGCGTGGCTGATCGCGTTCTTCATCGGGGTGATGGCGGTGTCGTACCTGGGCACCTTCGGTGGCATCGGCGCCATCGCCCATCCGTGGGACACGGCGTGCGTGGCGGTGCTCGCGTTCTTCATCTACCAATGGGGCGCACGCAGTGGCCTGCCCAGCAGCGACTTGAAGCTGGAGGAAGACGATGGCGAATGAGCATTTGTCGGATGCCTGCGAGGGCGAGGTCGTTGGGTTGAGCGGCCTCGTCGCGGCCGGTGCAGCGCCTGGGATGCGGCGGATCATGAGCAGGCAGATGAGAGCGGCTTGGGCAGCGATGAGTCATTTCCGGCCTGGCCGCCATCCGGGCCCGGCCCGCCGCGGCGCCATCGACGCCCAACGCGCCTGGGCGCTGAAGCCGCTCCTGCGCCGGCTGGTATGCGCCGCGCTGCTGCTGCCTGGGCTGGCCTGCGCCGAGCAGATGCCGCGCTTTGTCAGTCAAGACGGGCGCCATGCGCTGATCGTCGACGGCGCCCCGTACACGGTGCTGGCCGCGCAGCTGCACAACTCCTCGGCCTGGCCGGCGGCGTTGCCCAAGGCGCTGGACCAGGTGGTGGCGCTGCATGCCAACACGGTGGAGGCGCCGGTGTATTGGGAGCAGTTCGAGCCTGCACCGGGCAAGTTCGACACCACCAACGTCGATGCCTTGGTCGAACAGGCGCGCCAGCGCGGCCTGCGCGTGGCGCTGCTGTGGTTCGGCACCTGGAAGAACGGCCAGATGCATTACGTGCCCGAGTGGATCAAGCGCGACGAGGCCCAATACCCGCGCATGCGCGATGCCGACGGCCAGCCGGTGGATGTGCTGTCGCCGTATGCGCCGGCCAATGTGGAGGCCGATACGCGCGCGTTTGCAGCGTTGATGGCGCACCTGCGCAAGATCGATGGCGATCGCCATACCGTGATCCTGGTCCAGGTCGAAAACGAGCCCGGGGCCATCGGCACCGTGCGCGACCACGGCCCGGCTGCCGATGCCGCGTTCGCCCAGCCGGTGCCGGCGCAGATCGCCGCCAAGCTCGGCAAGCCGGCGGGCAGCTGGCAGCAGCTGTTCGGGCCGGAAGCGGCCGAAGCGTTCAATGCCTACGGCATCGCCCACTACATCGAGCAGGTCACCGCCGCGGGCAAACGCGCCTATCCGCTGCCGATGTACGTCAATACCTGGCTACGCTACAAGGGCAAGAAATTCCCGGGCCTGGATTACCCATCGGGCGGGGCGACGGTCAACGTGTTCGACCTGTGGCGGGCGGCCACCCCGTCGGTGGACTTCATCGGCACCGACATCTACACCAGCGACTACAACGAATACACCAAGGTGATCGGCCAGTACGCGCGGACGGACAATCCGGCCTGGGTGTCGGAAACCGGCTTCGAGGCGGCCACCGCGCCGTTCCTTTATCACGTGCTGGGGCAGGGCGGGATTGGCTTTTCGGTGTTCGGGATCGACGGCAATACGGACAGTGCCGACAACCGCGCGGCCATCGCCGCCCATGCCGCCAACTTTGGTCAGCTTGCGCCGTTGCAGCGCATGGTGGCCAAGGCCGCGTTCGAGGGCCGGCTGCAGGCCATCGCCGAGCAGCCCGGCCAGCCGCAGCGCACGCTGGTGCTCGGCCCCTGGCAGGCCAAGGTGTCCTTCGGGGCGCCGCATTGGGGCGATGCGCCGCCGATCCTGCCCGGTACCGAGGACCACGGCGGACGGCTGCTGGTGCTCCAGCAGGGGCCCGATCAATTCCTGGTGACCGGGATGGCGGCGCGGATTGAATTTTTCCGCGAGGCGGCCGATAACCAACATGGACAGCTGCTGCGGGTGGAGCAGGGCCGGTACGTCGAGGGGCAATGGCGGTTCGAGCGCCTGCTCAATGGCGATGAAACCGACTACGGGCTCAACTTCGGCCGCGACGATCCCCCCGTGTTGCGGGTGACCGTCGGGACCTACTGACCGCCGCAGCCGTCCTTGCCTTTGCTTAGGATGCGCCCATGAGCCTGACGTCCATCTCCAGTTCCGGCATGCAGGTCGCGGCGATGCGCCAGGACGTGGCAGCCGGCAATATCGCCCGCTCGGTCGTGCCGGGTGCTCCGCGTCAAGGCGTAGCGGCCAGCACCTTGCCTGATGGCGGGGTGAGCGGGTCTGTAGTCGCTGCGCCCGCTGGCGAGGACGGCATGGTCACCGACCTGGTGGACAGCCTGTCGGCGCGCAACGACTTCCAGGCCAACGCCGCGGTGCTGGCGCGCTCGGACCAGATGCTGGGTAGCTTGCTGGACGATTGGGCTTGAGCGATCGCCCTGGCCCGGGGGGGCAGGGCCTGCAATCTCCCGCGCGTCCCGCGTGGTGATGCTCTGCGCGGCGTCTGTGGCTTGGCGCCCAGGTTGTGCACGATTCCGCGTCGCTACCACCGCCATCCCACAAGACGCAGCGCGCTGCGGCTGCGCACGATGCAGGCTGGTCATTGCATGAGTGAACGGAGATGGATCGGAGAGCATTCCTGCGTCAGGGCGTGGTCGCCACGGCAGCCATTTGCGTGGGACCGGCTGTCGCGGCCTCGCCCACCACTGCATCTCAAGCCGTTCCACCGCCGCGTCCAGGCCTGCAGCCGCTGCCTGAGGCGGGCTTTGTCGGGCACGCCGTGTTGTGCCAATTCCAGCATCTGGGCAGTCAGTGGACGGTCTATGAGGACCAGCGTTCGCCCCAGGGCGTGCTGAGCCTGGCCTGTGCCGAGGGCGTGCTGGCGCTGGGCAAGCGCACCGAGGCGGTATGGGGCAGTCAGACGCCGCCGTATTTCGGCATGCCGCTGGCCAAGGTGGCGATGGCCCAGGCCGACCTGCTCGCCGACCGGCTGCTGCGAGACGGAGACCCACGCGAGGATGAAGTGCGCGATGCGGCGCCGCCGCCGGCCTCGCGGCTGGACCCCAAGGACACCAACGGCCGGCTGCCGTGGACCACCTTCGTGGGCACGGTGCAGGGCAACGACACCATGCAGGTCTATCCGGACGGACGCACCCGCACCTATCGGGCGATTCAGGCATTTCCCGAGTTGGCCGATGCAGACCAGGTCGCCCATCGCGACGAAGGCTTGCTGGGCGGCTGGATGCCGGCGGTCCACAAAGTGATTCCGGCAGGTGCGGGCCGCTGGTATGACCTGCTGGTGTTCGCCGACGTGGACGCGCAGGACAAGTTCGTGGTCCAGACCTGGCATCGCGCGGTGCTGGTCGAACACAGCGTGGCGGTCAAGACCGTCTACGGCTACAGCTATCCGGACTTTCCGCCGCGGCGTGCCCCGGCCAAGCCAGAGGATTTCTATCGTGGCCTGATCGACTTCGCCGCCAGCTGGCAGGCGCGATTGGCCGATTTTTCGGCGCTGCAGCTGCCCGATGCCAGCTGGTCGGACATGGCACGCTTTGCGTTCGCCCGCGAACTGGTGGTGCGCCCGCTGGGCGTATACCCCAAGTACGGCGCGGTGGACCGCGACTACTACGGCAACGAGTACGACGGTTTCCAGGATACGTTCACCAGCTCGCTGTACGCCAACCTGGAATGGGGCCGCTTCGCTCAGGCCGGTGCCGTGCTGGACAACTACCTGTCCGAATACACCGCGCCCGACGGCATGGTCAACATGCGCGGGCCGGAGACCGGCCAGTTCGGCTTGACCCTGTCGCTGCTGGCGCGCTACCTGCGCTACACCGGCGATGTGGCGCTGCTGCGCAAGCACCAGGGCAAGATCGTGGCCACCGCGCAGATCCTGGTCGAGCTGCACGAGGCCAGCCTTGCGCTGCCAAAGACCGATCGCGGCCATGGGCTGATCCACGGCTGGAGCGAGTCCGATGCCTGCCTGTATCCCGACCCGACGCTGTGGTGGAAACCGTACTTCGGCAACAGCGCACTGGCGATCCGCGGCTGGGAAGACATCGCCGCGGTGTGGCCGGTGCTGGCCGGCACGGCCGGTGCCAGCGCGCAATGGCGCCAGCGTGCGAGGCAACTGCGCAAGCGCTTGCTCGACAGCATCCGCGCCAATGTGCGACATGATCTCAGCCCGGCCTATCTGGGACCGTTGCCCGGCACCACGGAAACCTTTCGCCAAGCGATGTCGCAGGACGATCCCAGCAAGAGCGAGCAGCTGTGGTCGCACCGTGCCTATGCCGAACTGCTGCAGGCCGATGTGCTGCCCGATGACCTGGCCAACCTGGTGATCGACTGCCTGCGCGGCCACGGCGGCACCACCTTGGGCATCGTGTCCAACATCTGGAAGCCCAGCCCCGAAGCGCGCGACATCCTGGGCTTCATCTCCTACGGCTACGCGCAGCAGCAGCTGCGCCTGGACCGCATCGAGGAATACCTGCTGTTTCTCTACGCCCACCGCTACCAGGCCCACACCCGTGGCAGCTGGACCGCAGGCGAGGTCGCCGGCATCACCGGCGGCATGCCGCTGTTCTGCATGCCGGCGCAGATGACCGTGCCGCTGCTGCTGCGTTGGATGCTGGTGTTCGACCAGGGCGATGAATTGTTCTTGGCACGGGCCGTGCCACGCGATTGGCTGGCCAGCGGCGAGCCAATCGAGATTGCCGATGCGCCGACACCCTGGGGCAAGGTCGGCCTGTCGCTACGCGCCGAGGCGGACGAGCGGTTGATCACCGCCGAGGTCGTGCTTCCGCCCTCGCGGCCCAAGGCGATCTGGCTCACCTTGCGAGCGCCGTCCGGCACGCGCTTGAAGGATGTGAAAGTCGCTGGTGTTGCTGCCCAACCCGTGGGCCCGCATGGGGATCGACTCGCGTTGCCGCTCAGCGCTGCGGGCAGGATCAAGATCCAGGCGCGCTACGACTGAGCTTGTCCACGCAAGCAGGACCTCGGCTTTGCGCAGGCATCTGGGCTGTCGGCAAGGACCAGGTGCACCTGGTCCCTTCCCATGCCCTGGCGCCGTTTGCACAGGCGGCGCGCCGGTCCGGTGATGCCCGGCGCTGGCAAAGTCAGGGGGTCTGCGGGCGATTTCATGCGCAAATCCGCGCCAGGAGCTGCTTCAGCGCGCAAGACCTCGGTGCGCCTGCGGTGTGATAGTCCTTGACAGCCCCGCCAGCGATGCAGGCCCATGGCGGCGCCGTGGCGGCATGCCGGCAAACGCCGATCGATGGTGTGCCTGCGCCGCGCGGTGACGGGGTGATCCAGTCAGCGAGAGAGCACTCCATGCGCCCACCTTCAAGCCCGATTGCGTCCTGCCCACGTCAGGGTCGGCCGACATGAGCGACCAACCCAACCTCCCTGTGCCGGGGATGCCGATGGACGATGCGGTCCATACCGGGTTGACCGAGGTTTCGCGGCGCCGCTTCCTGCAATGGAGCGCGCTGGCGGTGGCCGCCGGCTTTCTGCGCTTTCCCCTCGATGCAGCCGCAGCGACGGCCGGCAAGGTCAGCGCGGTGCCGCTGCAGGACGTGACGCTCAAACCGTCGATGTTCCTGGACTCCCTGCAGACCAATCGTCGCTATCTGTTCGAACTGGAGCCGGACCGGCTGCTGCACAACTTCCTCCAGTACGCCGGCCTGCCGCCCAAGGGCGAGGTCTATGGCGGCTGGGAAGGCGACACCATCGCCGGCCACACCCTCGGCCATTACCTGAGCGCGCTGTCGAAGATGTACGCGCAGACTGGCGATGAACAGGTCAGGCAGCGTGTCGACTACATCGTCAATGAGTTGGCGCGTGCGCAGGCGCAGGACAAGGATGGCTACGTGGGCGGTCTGACCCGCAAGACCGACGATGGCAAGATCGTCGGCGGCAAGAGCGTGTTTGAGGACATGCGTGGCGGCGCGGTCAAGGGCAGTGCGTTCAACATCAATGGCAGCTGGTCGCCGCTGTACACCGTGCACAAGCTGTTCGCCGGCCTGCTCGATGCCAACGCCCTGGCCGACAATGCCCAGGCGCTGCAGGTGCTCACGCCGCTGGCCGGCTATTTTGCCGGCGTGTTCGATGCGCTCGATCACGCCCAGATGCAGAGCCTGCTCGATACCGAGTTCGGCGGGCTCAACGAGTCCTACATCGAGCTGGGCGCGCGCACCGGCAACCCGCGCTGGATCGCGGTGGGCAAGCGTCTGCGACACGAGAAGATCATCGACCCGACCATCGCCGGCAGGGATGACCTGCCGCATCACCACGCCAATACCCAGGTCCCCAAGTTCATCGGCGAGGCGCGCCAGTTCGAAGTGGCCGGCGATGCCGACTCGGCCGCCGCGGCGCGCTTCTTCTGGGAGACGGTGACCCAACACTACAGCTACGTCATCGGGGGCAATGCCGACCGCGAATACTTCCAGCAACCGGACACCATCGCCTCGTTCCTGACCGAGCAGACCTGCGAGCATTGCAACAGCTACAACATGCTCAAGCTGACCCGGCACCTGTACCAGTGGACGCCGCAGGCGCGCTATTTCGATTACTACGAACGCACCCTGCACAACCACACCATGGCCGCCCAGCATCCGGCCACCGGCATGTTCACCTACATGACGCCGATGATCAGCGGCGGTGCTCGCGACTACTCGGACAAGTTCGATTCGTTCTGGTGCTGCGTGGGCAGCGGCATGGAGGCGCATGCCCAGTTCGGTGACTCGATCTACTGGCAGGACGGGCAGTCGCTTTACGTCAATCTGTACATCCCGTCGCGTCTGGACTGGAAGGCGGGCGATCTTGCGCTCGAACTGGACAGCAGCGTGCCCGACAACGGCCGCGTGCGGCTGCAGGTCACCCGTGCCGGCGACAAGGCGCCGCGCCGACTGCTGCTGCGCATCCCGGCGTGGAGCCAAGGCCGGTACGTCCTGCAACTCAATGGCCGCAAGACCCAAGGCACGGTCGCGGACGGCTATGTCGCGCTGGAGCGCGACTGGCAGGCGGGTGACCTGGTCGAGATCGCGTTCGATACGCCGCTGCGACTGGAGCATGCCGAAGGCGACCCGGAGACCGTGGTGGTGATGCGTGGCCCGCTGGCGCTGGCGGCCGATCTTGGCCCGGTCAGTGACCCCTATGACACGCCAGATCCGGCACTGGTCGCCGATGTCTCGCCATTGTCGGGCTTCAGCGCATTGCCCGAGCCAGGCCGCTACCTGTCCAGCACCACGCGGCCGCAGGCGCTGGAATTCTCGCCGTTCTATGCCCAGCACGAGCGCCGCAGTGCGCTGTACTTCAAGCGCATGGATTCGCAGCAGTGGGCGCGGGAAGCGGCGCGTCGCGAGCACGAGCAGCAGGCGAGGGCAGCACTGATGGCCAGTGCAGTGGACATGATCCAGTTCGGCAACGAGGCCTCCGAGAACGCGCACAATCTCAGCAGCGACACCTCGTTTGGCGGCGCCTACCGCCGCCAGGAATGCCGCGACGTGCGCGGCAAGGGCTTCGTCGAGTTCCAGATGCAGGGCGGCGACCAGCCG is part of the Pseudoxanthomonas sp. JBR18 genome and encodes:
- a CDS encoding glycoside hydrolase family 127 protein; amino-acid sequence: MPMDDAVHTGLTEVSRRRFLQWSALAVAAGFLRFPLDAAAATAGKVSAVPLQDVTLKPSMFLDSLQTNRRYLFELEPDRLLHNFLQYAGLPPKGEVYGGWEGDTIAGHTLGHYLSALSKMYAQTGDEQVRQRVDYIVNELARAQAQDKDGYVGGLTRKTDDGKIVGGKSVFEDMRGGAVKGSAFNINGSWSPLYTVHKLFAGLLDANALADNAQALQVLTPLAGYFAGVFDALDHAQMQSLLDTEFGGLNESYIELGARTGNPRWIAVGKRLRHEKIIDPTIAGRDDLPHHHANTQVPKFIGEARQFEVAGDADSAAAARFFWETVTQHYSYVIGGNADREYFQQPDTIASFLTEQTCEHCNSYNMLKLTRHLYQWTPQARYFDYYERTLHNHTMAAQHPATGMFTYMTPMISGGARDYSDKFDSFWCCVGSGMEAHAQFGDSIYWQDGQSLYVNLYIPSRLDWKAGDLALELDSSVPDNGRVRLQVTRAGDKAPRRLLLRIPAWSQGRYVLQLNGRKTQGTVADGYVALERDWQAGDLVEIAFDTPLRLEHAEGDPETVVVMRGPLALAADLGPVSDPYDTPDPALVADVSPLSGFSALPEPGRYLSSTTRPQALEFSPFYAQHERRSALYFKRMDSQQWAREAARREHEQQARAALMASAVDMIQFGNEASENAHNLSSDTSFGGAYRRQECRDVRGKGFVEFQMQGGDQPMALRLRFWGSDKGRFNILIDGQLAVEVQVDRSQVIDFIDRDYPLPQALTRGKKLLTFRFEPQHGDTAGPLFGGWLIRV
- a CDS encoding APC family permease encodes the protein MAAQGKFHKRLSLTDLTFIGLGSIFGSGWLFAASHVSSIAGPAGILSWIVGGIAVFLLGLVYCELGAALPRAGGVVRYPEYSHGTLLGWLTGFITLIAFSSLIAIEVEACRQYAAAWFPSLSQPGSTHPSLSGWLLQFGLLVLFFLLNYFSVKTFALANNIISVFKFLVPLLVIVLLLAHFNGDNLTSHGFAPSGAAGVEAAISAGGIIFAYLGLTPIVSVASEVRDPQRTIPIALILSVALSTVIYVLLQLSFLGAVPGTALANGWAGMDKLFSLPYRDIALALGLGWLATLVVADAVVSPSGTGNIYMNATPRVVYGWARSSGFLSVLTRVDAKSGIPRPALWLSFALSVFWTLPFPSWDTLIGVVSAALVLSYAIAPVTVAALRRSAPDLPRPFLVKGLAVLGPLSFMIAALIVYWSTWATVSWLLGLQVLIYSGYVLSQLSDAARRARVLCQVRSSAWLIAFFIGVMAVSYLGTFGGIGAIAHPWDTACVAVLAFFIYQWGARSGLPSSDLKLEEDDGE
- a CDS encoding Tat pathway signal protein, which translates into the protein MDRRAFLRQGVVATAAICVGPAVAASPTTASQAVPPPRPGLQPLPEAGFVGHAVLCQFQHLGSQWTVYEDQRSPQGVLSLACAEGVLALGKRTEAVWGSQTPPYFGMPLAKVAMAQADLLADRLLRDGDPREDEVRDAAPPPASRLDPKDTNGRLPWTTFVGTVQGNDTMQVYPDGRTRTYRAIQAFPELADADQVAHRDEGLLGGWMPAVHKVIPAGAGRWYDLLVFADVDAQDKFVVQTWHRAVLVEHSVAVKTVYGYSYPDFPPRRAPAKPEDFYRGLIDFAASWQARLADFSALQLPDASWSDMARFAFARELVVRPLGVYPKYGAVDRDYYGNEYDGFQDTFTSSLYANLEWGRFAQAGAVLDNYLSEYTAPDGMVNMRGPETGQFGLTLSLLARYLRYTGDVALLRKHQGKIVATAQILVELHEASLALPKTDRGHGLIHGWSESDACLYPDPTLWWKPYFGNSALAIRGWEDIAAVWPVLAGTAGASAQWRQRARQLRKRLLDSIRANVRHDLSPAYLGPLPGTTETFRQAMSQDDPSKSEQLWSHRAYAELLQADVLPDDLANLVIDCLRGHGGTTLGIVSNIWKPSPEARDILGFISYGYAQQQLRLDRIEEYLLFLYAHRYQAHTRGSWTAGEVAGITGGMPLFCMPAQMTVPLLLRWMLVFDQGDELFLARAVPRDWLASGEPIEIADAPTPWGKVGLSLRAEADERLITAEVVLPPSRPKAIWLTLRAPSGTRLKDVKVAGVAAQPVGPHGDRLALPLSAAGRIKIQARYD